The following coding sequences are from one Novosphingobium sp. Gsoil 351 window:
- a CDS encoding leucyl aminopeptidase — protein sequence MKVSFAAQGAAAPRLVVQVVEQDKLPAGLDASVADAARASRFAGKLGQVFESFAGGGGELKRNVLVGIGDPAADGRLAAFERAGAAVTAKYLTSGETAVAYDLGASGASAEEAAALILGTVLRGWRHDVYRTRLTDDHKPTLAEVTLIGAPAGAEAAWASESAVAEGVAFTRELVTEPANIIYPESFVERCQKRFAGLGLEITVLDKAAMTALGMGALLGVGQGSVRDSRILAMRWKGAQAAKPTALVGKGVTFDTGGISIKPAAGMEDMKWDMGGAGAVAGTMLALAMRKAKADVVGICGLVENMPDGAAQRPGDVVTSMSGQTIEVINTDAEGRLVLCDAITWTQKEFSPATIVDLATLTGAIMISLGSEHAGLFSNDDALAEALLSAGKASGDKMWRFPLGPAYDKLIDSPIADMKNVGPRFGGSITAAQFIQRFVDKGVAWAHCDIAGMVWADKPGATWDKGATGFGVRLLDRFVRDTLEK from the coding sequence ATGAAGGTATCGTTTGCCGCCCAGGGCGCCGCCGCGCCGCGCCTCGTCGTCCAGGTCGTCGAGCAGGACAAGCTGCCCGCCGGGCTCGACGCGAGTGTCGCCGACGCCGCCCGCGCCTCGCGTTTCGCCGGAAAGCTCGGCCAGGTGTTCGAGAGCTTCGCGGGCGGTGGCGGCGAGCTGAAACGCAACGTGCTGGTCGGCATCGGCGACCCCGCCGCCGACGGCAGGCTCGCCGCGTTCGAGCGGGCGGGCGCGGCGGTCACCGCCAAATACCTGACCTCGGGCGAGACTGCGGTGGCCTATGATCTGGGCGCGAGCGGAGCCAGCGCGGAGGAAGCCGCCGCGCTGATCCTGGGCACGGTGCTGCGCGGCTGGCGTCACGATGTCTATCGCACCCGCCTGACCGACGATCACAAGCCGACGCTGGCGGAGGTGACGCTGATCGGCGCGCCCGCCGGGGCCGAGGCGGCATGGGCCAGCGAGTCCGCGGTTGCCGAAGGGGTCGCCTTCACCCGCGAGTTGGTCACCGAACCGGCCAACATCATCTATCCCGAGAGCTTCGTCGAGCGCTGCCAGAAGCGGTTCGCGGGCCTGGGTCTGGAAATCACCGTGCTCGACAAGGCGGCGATGACCGCGCTGGGGATGGGTGCACTGCTCGGGGTCGGGCAGGGCTCGGTGCGTGATTCCCGCATCCTCGCGATGCGCTGGAAGGGCGCCCAAGCGGCCAAGCCGACTGCGCTGGTCGGCAAGGGCGTGACCTTCGACACCGGCGGCATCTCGATCAAGCCGGCTGCGGGGATGGAGGACATGAAGTGGGACATGGGCGGCGCGGGCGCCGTCGCCGGGACCATGCTGGCGCTGGCGATGCGCAAGGCCAAGGCCGATGTGGTCGGGATCTGCGGGCTGGTCGAGAACATGCCCGACGGCGCGGCGCAGCGCCCCGGCGACGTCGTCACCTCGATGTCGGGCCAGACGATCGAGGTCATCAACACCGATGCCGAAGGCCGCCTGGTGCTGTGCGATGCGATCACCTGGACGCAGAAGGAATTCTCGCCCGCAACGATCGTCGATCTCGCCACGCTGACCGGAGCGATCATGATCTCGCTGGGCAGCGAGCATGCCGGGCTGTTCTCCAACGACGATGCGCTGGCCGAGGCGCTGCTGAGCGCGGGCAAGGCGAGTGGCGACAAGATGTGGCGGTTCCCGCTCGGTCCGGCCTACGACAAGCTGATCGACAGCCCGATCGCCGACATGAAGAACGTCGGCCCGCGGTTTGGCGGCTCGATTACCGCGGCGCAGTTCATCCAGCGCTTCGTCGACAAGGGCGTGGCCTGGGCGCACTGCGACATCGCCGGGATGGTGTGGGCGGACAAACCCGGCGCGACCTGGGACAAGGGCGCGACCGGCTTCGGCGTCCGCCTGCTGGACCGCTTCGTGCGCGATACGCTGGAGAAATAA
- a CDS encoding peptidylprolyl isomerase, with protein sequence MHRNDPFVSHSVLRLTPARLAVAAGLLALAGAAVAQDAPQPAPVEAPAPEAGTTVAALNLPQGPTQFLAPDPNVRRATAKVNGDIITDTDISQRVALVVAASDAKIGPEEMGRLRLQVLRNLIDETLQIQEAKAAEIDVDEAEVNQTFARVAQQNFGQNPAALDGYLTKIGSSAASLKRQIRGELAWQRLLRRNVQPFINVSDEEVNESLERLKAAKGTDEYRIGEIFLSATDDTKPAVFENGKKIVEQIKQGGSFVAYARQFSEASTAAVGGDLGWIRLAQLPTELATVAAQLGAGQLAGPVEVPGGFSILYLIDKRQVLTADPRDAVLSLKQITLTFPKGSTQASATPKVVEFSRGVKAIKGCGDAEAAATALGATVVGNDNIKVRDLPGPLQEAMLKLSLGETTPPFGSVEEGVRVLMLCGRDDPQAGAGPSFDELMSQMEDERVNKRAQTYLRDLRRDAVIEYN encoded by the coding sequence ATGCACAGGAACGACCCTTTCGTGAGCCATAGCGTCCTTCGCCTTACTCCCGCCCGTCTGGCCGTCGCGGCCGGTCTTCTCGCCCTGGCCGGCGCCGCCGTCGCTCAAGACGCCCCGCAGCCCGCGCCCGTCGAAGCGCCAGCGCCCGAAGCGGGCACGACGGTCGCGGCGCTCAATCTTCCGCAGGGCCCAACCCAATTCCTCGCGCCTGACCCCAACGTGCGCCGCGCCACCGCCAAGGTGAACGGCGACATCATCACCGATACCGACATCAGCCAGCGCGTGGCGCTGGTTGTGGCGGCGAGCGACGCCAAGATCGGACCCGAGGAAATGGGGCGCTTGCGCCTGCAGGTGCTGCGCAACCTGATCGACGAAACGCTGCAGATCCAGGAAGCCAAGGCTGCCGAGATCGACGTCGACGAGGCCGAGGTCAACCAGACCTTCGCGCGCGTCGCCCAGCAGAACTTCGGCCAGAACCCCGCCGCGCTGGATGGCTACCTCACCAAGATCGGTTCGTCTGCCGCCTCGCTCAAGCGCCAGATCCGCGGCGAGCTGGCTTGGCAGCGACTGCTGCGGCGCAACGTCCAGCCGTTCATCAACGTCTCGGACGAGGAAGTGAACGAATCGCTCGAGCGGCTCAAGGCGGCCAAAGGCACCGACGAGTACCGGATCGGCGAAATCTTCCTGTCGGCGACCGACGACACCAAACCGGCGGTGTTCGAGAACGGCAAGAAGATCGTCGAGCAGATCAAGCAAGGCGGCAGCTTCGTCGCCTATGCCCGCCAGTTCTCCGAGGCTTCGACCGCCGCGGTCGGCGGCGATCTCGGCTGGATCAGGCTGGCCCAGCTCCCCACCGAACTGGCGACCGTGGCGGCCCAGCTCGGCGCCGGCCAATTGGCCGGTCCGGTCGAGGTTCCGGGCGGGTTCTCGATCCTCTATCTGATCGACAAGCGCCAGGTCCTAACCGCCGATCCACGCGACGCTGTGCTCAGCCTCAAGCAGATCACCCTGACCTTTCCCAAAGGCTCGACCCAGGCGTCGGCCACCCCGAAGGTGGTCGAATTCTCGCGCGGGGTGAAGGCGATCAAGGGCTGCGGCGATGCCGAAGCCGCCGCCACCGCGCTTGGCGCGACGGTCGTCGGCAACGACAACATCAAGGTCCGGGATCTGCCCGGCCCGTTGCAGGAAGCAATGCTCAAGCTCTCGCTGGGCGAGACCACCCCACCGTTCGGATCGGTCGAAGAAGGCGTGCGCGTGCTTATGCTGTGCGGGCGCGATGATCCGCAGGCGGGCGCCGGTCCGAGCTTCGACGAACTGATGTCGCAGATGGAAGACGAGCGCGTGAACAAACGCGCCCAGACCTATCTGCGCGACCTGCGCCGCGACGCGGTGATCGAGTACAACTGA
- the purN gene encoding phosphoribosylglycinamide formyltransferase: protein MPKVPVAVLISGSGTNMAALLYASRIAECPYEIALVGSNNPDAAGLALAAAEGVPTFVLPHKGMARADHDAAMDKAIRAAGARFVALAGYMRILTPDFVVAWDGRMVNIHPSLLPRYPGLHTHERALAAGDTKAGCSVHLVTADLDSGPLLGQTPVAILPGDTAETLSARVLIAEHQLYSRCLADLVTHETSPAHLVAQVRERALALPEADEVLSHGMPCFGVTKGKKFAYVSLDHHGDGKTALLVKISGLDEQQQLIENDPERYYRPAYFGDSWIGVRLDIGGNDWDHIGEWLARSWRMSAPKKLTALMDMADAF, encoded by the coding sequence ATGCCTAAAGTCCCGGTCGCGGTTCTGATTTCGGGCAGCGGGACCAACATGGCCGCCTTGCTCTATGCCAGTCGCATCGCCGAATGCCCCTACGAGATCGCGCTGGTCGGCTCGAACAACCCCGACGCCGCCGGGCTTGCGCTGGCCGCGGCCGAGGGAGTCCCCACCTTCGTCCTGCCGCACAAGGGCATGGCCCGCGCCGATCACGATGCGGCGATGGACAAGGCGATCCGCGCGGCGGGTGCACGGTTCGTCGCGCTCGCGGGGTATATGCGCATCCTGACGCCCGATTTCGTTGTCGCTTGGGACGGCCGGATGGTCAACATCCATCCCTCGCTACTGCCCAGATACCCCGGCCTCCACACCCACGAGCGTGCGCTCGCCGCTGGCGACACCAAAGCCGGATGCAGCGTGCACCTGGTCACTGCCGACCTCGATTCGGGTCCGTTGCTTGGCCAGACGCCGGTCGCCATCCTGCCCGGCGATACCGCGGAGACGCTGTCCGCGCGGGTGCTGATCGCCGAACACCAGCTCTATTCCCGCTGCCTCGCCGACCTGGTGACGCACGAGACCTCGCCCGCGCACCTCGTCGCGCAGGTCCGCGAGCGCGCGCTGGCTCTGCCCGAGGCCGACGAGGTGCTGAGCCACGGAATGCCGTGCTTCGGGGTCACCAAGGGCAAGAAATTCGCCTATGTCAGCCTCGACCACCACGGCGACGGCAAGACCGCGCTGCTGGTAAAGATCAGCGGGCTCGACGAGCAGCAGCAACTGATCGAGAACGACCCGGAACGCTACTACCGCCCAGCCTACTTCGGCGATTCCTGGATCGGGGTGCGCCTCGACATCGGCGGCAATGACTGGGACCACATCGGCGAATGGCTGGCGCGAAGCTGGCGCATGAGCGCACCGAAAAAGCTCACCGCGCTGATGGACATGGCTGACGCGTTCTAG
- a CDS encoding heavy-metal-associated domain-containing protein: protein MAAARPLTVVPAPSARRVIAVLAALLLAALSLRLFAQVEGERGIAPVASNGDFEVSGIIVETTGGSAEEAREKGWKEAQKLAWDKLWTETGHTGKVPTLAEGTIDSMVSAVVIEREQMGPHRYIASLGVIFDRARAGEVLGMTGERSRSAPLLIVPVTYSGGAATLYEVRTPWQRAWAEYQTANSSIDYVRPNGAGGESLLLTAGQIDRRSRTWWRNILDQFGAADVIMPLARIERQWPGGPVKGTFTARYGPDNRFLGEFSLTAPSEAALPAMLRQAIARMDGIYAGALAGGTLSPDPSLFAEQPIDQTLIDRILGTIEKVVPDVDLPVGSAVPGVTPAPVPTVAAISSITVQFATPDAAAVDAGLSSVRGAAGVQGASITSVAIGGTSVMRVSFAGDADGLRAALQARGWQVAQGGGALSIRR from the coding sequence TTGGCCGCCGCGCGCCCCCTTACAGTCGTACCCGCACCTTCCGCGCGCCGCGTAATCGCGGTGCTGGCTGCGTTGCTGCTAGCCGCCCTCTCGCTGCGCCTGTTCGCGCAAGTCGAAGGAGAACGCGGCATAGCGCCGGTTGCCAGCAATGGCGATTTCGAGGTGAGTGGGATCATCGTCGAGACCACCGGCGGTTCGGCCGAAGAAGCGCGCGAAAAAGGGTGGAAAGAGGCTCAAAAGCTTGCCTGGGACAAGTTATGGACAGAGACCGGGCACACCGGCAAGGTCCCCACGTTGGCCGAAGGCACGATCGATTCGATGGTCTCGGCGGTCGTCATCGAGCGCGAGCAGATGGGGCCGCACCGCTATATCGCAAGCCTCGGGGTGATCTTCGACCGCGCGCGCGCAGGTGAAGTTTTGGGAATGACCGGCGAACGCTCACGCTCGGCCCCGCTGCTGATCGTTCCAGTAACCTATTCGGGTGGCGCGGCGACGCTGTACGAGGTGCGCACGCCGTGGCAGCGCGCCTGGGCCGAGTATCAGACCGCCAACAGCTCGATCGATTATGTCCGCCCCAACGGCGCAGGCGGCGAATCGCTGCTGCTCACCGCCGGGCAAATCGACCGTCGCAGCCGCACCTGGTGGCGTAACATCCTCGACCAGTTTGGCGCGGCAGACGTGATCATGCCGCTCGCCCGGATAGAGCGGCAGTGGCCGGGCGGCCCAGTCAAGGGCACTTTCACCGCGCGCTATGGCCCGGACAACCGCTTCCTCGGCGAATTCAGCCTAACCGCGCCGAGCGAAGCCGCTCTGCCCGCGATGCTGCGTCAGGCGATCGCACGGATGGACGGAATCTACGCAGGCGCACTCGCGGGCGGCACGCTCAGCCCCGATCCCTCACTGTTTGCCGAACAGCCGATCGATCAGACGCTGATCGACCGCATCCTGGGGACGATCGAGAAGGTCGTGCCCGATGTGGACTTGCCGGTCGGGTCTGCGGTGCCGGGCGTCACCCCCGCGCCGGTTCCGACCGTGGCGGCGATCTCGAGCATCACCGTCCAGTTCGCCACCCCAGATGCTGCAGCGGTTGATGCCGGGCTGAGTTCGGTCCGCGGCGCTGCGGGCGTGCAGGGGGCAAGCATCACCAGCGTCGCGATCGGCGGGACTTCTGTGATGCGGGTCAGTTTCGCCGGCGACGCCGACGGCTTGCGCGCTGCGCTCCAGGCGCGCGGCTGGCAGGTGGCGCAAGGGGGCGGCGCGCTGAGCATCCGGCGCTGA
- the pdxA gene encoding 4-hydroxythreonine-4-phosphate dehydrogenase PdxA yields the protein MPTTLPPLALTLGDPAGIGPELACAAWLERGAAQLAPFFVVGSISVLAGAARTRGWDLPLLAIGEPADAAGCFGDVLPVLDIAGLDYAPGAPSKAGAELAFQSLEIAAGLVRGGAASALVTAPVAKSELAAVGFSHPGQTEYVAERCGIAAHNAVMMLAGPSLRVVPITVHAALAEVPRLLTAELIRARTAIAAAALVRDFGIERPRIAVAGLNPHAGENGRFGREEIDTIAPAVAQLRAEGIDASGPLAADGMFHAEARAHYDLAVCMYHDQALIPLKALDFDHGVNVTLGLPIVRTSPDHGTAFAIAGTGRARVGPTLAAIRMAGDCAARRAAA from the coding sequence GTGCCGACCACCTTGCCCCCGCTGGCGCTGACGCTGGGCGATCCCGCCGGGATCGGGCCTGAGCTTGCCTGCGCGGCATGGCTCGAGCGAGGCGCGGCCCAGCTAGCCCCGTTCTTCGTCGTCGGCAGCATCTCGGTGCTGGCCGGGGCCGCCCGCACGCGCGGGTGGGACCTGCCGCTGCTGGCGATCGGCGAGCCTGCCGACGCCGCGGGGTGCTTCGGTGACGTCCTCCCGGTGCTCGACATCGCCGGGCTCGACTATGCACCCGGCGCTCCCAGCAAGGCAGGCGCGGAACTCGCCTTCCAATCGCTGGAGATCGCAGCGGGGCTGGTGCGCGGTGGCGCGGCGTCTGCGCTTGTCACCGCGCCCGTGGCCAAGTCCGAACTGGCGGCGGTGGGCTTTAGCCACCCCGGTCAGACCGAATACGTCGCCGAGCGGTGCGGCATCGCCGCACACAACGCGGTGATGATGCTCGCCGGGCCGAGCCTGCGGGTCGTGCCGATCACCGTCCATGCTGCGCTGGCCGAAGTGCCGCGCCTGCTGACCGCCGAACTGATCCGCGCCCGCACCGCGATCGCCGCGGCGGCGCTTGTCCGCGATTTCGGCATCGAACGCCCGCGGATCGCCGTGGCCGGGCTCAACCCTCATGCGGGAGAGAACGGCCGCTTCGGGCGCGAGGAAATCGACACCATCGCCCCCGCCGTCGCTCAGCTCCGCGCGGAGGGGATCGATGCCAGCGGGCCATTGGCGGCCGACGGGATGTTCCACGCCGAAGCCCGCGCGCACTACGACCTGGCTGTGTGCATGTACCACGACCAGGCGCTGATCCCACTCAAAGCTCTCGATTTCGACCATGGGGTCAACGTCACATTGGGCCTGCCTATCGTGCGCACCTCGCCCGATCACGGCACCGCGTTCGCGATCGCCGGAACCGGCCGCGCCCGCGTCGGCCCGACACTGGCGGCGATCCGCATGGCGGGCGACTGCGCCGCGCGGCGGGCGGCGGCTTGA
- a CDS encoding LPS-assembly protein LptD has translation MQRSPRSAPQAQISSLRGLAVGLALACALPALAWPSLAVAQDGSAAVDKEKAESDPLGARKSESFPAPALSQPASPTATAPDEERINFEADRVEYGNDTQIVNATGNVVLVKGDQSVRADGVTWNRQSGQIVATGNVRAVDQDGNLLLTDRVELTDELKAGMIENLLLVMREGGRIAADKGLRDDAGRIVLTNAAYTACAVEDSKGCPKKPSWRINADRVVYDPAKQRVRYDHAKLEIFGVAVPLPFLAHSTNGSAGSGVLPPSLRFSRSNGAEIEGAYYLRLSESRDVTVSGHVYSEVLPMIAAQYRELTDIGAYQITGYATRSSRLPIDQSGATRRDDFRGAIDANGRFQFSPEWSLTTSTRLTTDRTFLRRYDISRDDRLRNTLQVERIDPGSYLSIAGWATQTLQVGVNQGQVPIALPAIDYRRRLTVPVIGGKVELMANSLGIIRGDGQDSQRAFAGARWDLRKITVAGIDATLTGLVRGDVYHSDENLRTATAAYRGTPGWQARGVALAAIDVKYPLVGGFLGGTQILTPRVQIVASPPIDNFDIPNEDSRAIELEDTNLFALNRFPGYDRVEDGNRITYGLDWLWERLEWRVSSTVGQSYRLTDKPTIFPNGTGLTSRTSDIVGRTQVRYREFVSLTHRFRLDKDGFAVRRNEFDATIGSHKTYLELGYLRLNRDIAAFEDLQDREELRLAGRVAFAKYWSVFGSGVFNLTDRNEDPSFTSDGFEPLRTRLGVAYNDECLEMSFTYRRDFVSTGDARKGNSFIVRLALKNLGFR, from the coding sequence ATGCAACGGTCGCCGCGGTCCGCTCCGCAAGCCCAAATTTCAAGCTTGCGCGGGCTTGCTGTCGGCCTTGCGCTGGCCTGCGCGCTGCCCGCGCTGGCCTGGCCCTCGCTGGCCGTCGCGCAAGATGGTTCAGCCGCAGTCGACAAGGAAAAAGCGGAGTCTGACCCGCTCGGTGCGCGCAAGAGCGAGTCCTTTCCGGCACCAGCGCTGTCGCAACCCGCATCCCCCACCGCGACCGCGCCTGATGAAGAGCGGATAAACTTCGAGGCCGACCGCGTCGAATACGGCAACGATACCCAAATCGTGAACGCCACCGGCAACGTCGTGCTGGTCAAGGGCGACCAGTCGGTACGCGCCGACGGGGTCACCTGGAACCGCCAGAGCGGGCAGATCGTCGCCACCGGCAACGTCCGCGCGGTCGATCAGGACGGCAACCTCCTCCTGACCGACCGCGTCGAGCTGACCGACGAGCTGAAGGCGGGGATGATCGAGAACCTGCTGCTGGTGATGCGCGAAGGCGGGCGGATCGCGGCGGACAAGGGCCTGCGCGATGACGCCGGGCGGATCGTGCTGACCAACGCCGCCTACACCGCTTGCGCGGTCGAGGATTCGAAGGGCTGCCCGAAGAAGCCGAGCTGGCGGATCAACGCCGATCGGGTGGTCTACGATCCCGCCAAGCAGCGGGTGCGCTACGATCACGCCAAGCTTGAGATCTTCGGGGTCGCGGTTCCGTTGCCGTTCCTCGCGCATTCGACAAATGGCTCGGCCGGATCGGGGGTGCTACCGCCCTCGCTGCGCTTCTCGCGCTCCAACGGCGCGGAGATCGAGGGCGCCTATTATCTGCGACTGTCCGAATCGCGCGACGTGACCGTGTCGGGCCACGTCTATTCCGAAGTGCTGCCGATGATCGCGGCCCAGTATCGCGAGCTGACCGACATCGGCGCCTACCAGATTACCGGCTACGCCACGCGCAGTTCGCGCCTGCCGATCGATCAGTCCGGCGCAACCCGCCGCGACGATTTCCGCGGCGCGATCGACGCCAACGGGCGCTTTCAGTTCAGCCCAGAGTGGAGCCTCACAACCTCCACCCGGCTGACCACCGATCGCACCTTCCTACGCCGCTACGACATCAGCCGCGACGACAGGCTGCGTAACACGCTCCAGGTCGAGCGGATTGATCCCGGCAGTTACCTGAGTATCGCCGGATGGGCGACGCAAACGCTCCAGGTCGGCGTGAACCAGGGCCAGGTGCCGATCGCACTGCCCGCGATCGATTACCGCCGTCGCCTGACCGTGCCGGTGATCGGTGGCAAGGTCGAACTTATGGCCAATTCGTTGGGGATCATCCGCGGCGACGGGCAGGATAGCCAGCGCGCCTTTGCCGGCGCGCGCTGGGACTTGCGCAAGATCACCGTCGCCGGGATCGACGCGACGCTGACCGGGCTGGTCCGCGGCGATGTCTATCACAGCGACGAGAACCTCCGGACCGCCACCGCAGCCTATCGCGGCACGCCGGGTTGGCAGGCGCGCGGGGTCGCGCTCGCCGCGATCGACGTGAAGTACCCGCTGGTCGGCGGGTTTCTGGGCGGAACGCAGATCCTTACCCCGCGCGTCCAGATCGTCGCCAGTCCCCCGATCGACAACTTCGACATCCCCAATGAGGATTCGCGCGCGATCGAGCTGGAAGACACCAATCTGTTCGCGCTCAACCGCTTCCCCGGTTACGACCGGGTCGAAGACGGCAACCGCATCACCTATGGCCTCGACTGGCTGTGGGAGCGCCTGGAATGGCGGGTCAGTAGCACCGTCGGGCAAAGCTATCGCCTGACCGACAAGCCCACGATCTTTCCCAATGGGACCGGGCTGACCAGCCGCACGTCGGACATCGTCGGGCGAACCCAGGTGCGCTACCGCGAGTTCGTTTCGCTGACCCACCGTTTCCGTCTCGACAAGGACGGCTTCGCGGTGCGCCGCAACGAATTCGATGCCACGATTGGCAGCCACAAGACTTACCTGGAGCTGGGCTACCTACGGCTCAATCGCGACATTGCTGCGTTCGAAGACTTGCAGGATCGCGAGGAGCTGCGCCTAGCCGGGCGCGTGGCGTTCGCGAAATACTGGTCGGTGTTCGGATCGGGGGTGTTCAACCTGACCGACCGCAACGAAGACCCGTCGTTCACCTCCGACGGCTTCGAGCCGCTGCGCACCCGCCTGGGCGTCGCCTATAACGACGAATGCCTCGAGATGAGCTTCACCTACCGCCGCGACTTCGTCTCGACCGGCGACGCGCGCAAGGGCAACTCGTTCATCGTCCGCCTTGCGCTCAAGAACCTCGGATTCCGCTGA
- the ndk gene encoding nucleoside-diphosphate kinase encodes MAGTRTFSIIKPDATRRNLTGAVTKMLEEAGLRVVASKRIHMTRDQAEGFYAVHKERPFFGELVAFMTSGPVVVQVLEGENAMQRNRDIMGATNPANAAPGTIRKELAESIEANTVHGSDSDENAAIEIAYFFKPEEIVG; translated from the coding sequence ATGGCCGGTACCCGCACCTTCTCGATCATCAAGCCCGACGCGACCCGCCGCAACCTGACCGGCGCGGTGACCAAGATGCTCGAGGAAGCCGGGCTGCGCGTGGTCGCCAGCAAGCGTATCCACATGACCCGCGATCAGGCCGAAGGCTTCTATGCGGTCCACAAGGAGCGCCCGTTCTTCGGCGAGCTGGTCGCGTTCATGACCAGTGGGCCGGTGGTGGTCCAGGTGCTCGAGGGCGAGAACGCGATGCAGCGCAACCGCGACATCATGGGCGCGACCAACCCCGCCAACGCCGCTCCGGGAACGATCCGCAAGGAATTGGCTGAATCGATCGAGGCCAACACCGTCCACGGCAGCGATAGCGACGAGAACGCCGCGATCGAGATCGCCTATTTCTTCAAGCCCGAAGAGATCGTCGGCTGA
- the purM gene encoding phosphoribosylformylglycinamidine cyclo-ligase: MPSNAPPPASYTYARAGVSIAAGNALVKAIGPLAKSTARPGADAELGGFGGFFDLKAAGYSDPLLVAANDGVGTKVKLAIDHDRHDAIGIDLVAMCVNDMIVQGAEPLFFLDYFATGQLDNGVAERVVAGIAEGCKIAGCALIGGETAEMPGMYAAGDYDLAGFCVGAVERGQQLTGDRVSARDVLLGLASSGVHSNGYSLVRRLAEDLGWRMNRPALFDMDRLLIDTLIEPTRIYVKSLLPVVRAGRVHALAHITGGGLLENVPRVLPDGLHARIDAHAWPQPRLMAFLQAQGNVEPEEMARTFNCGIGMVLAVAPDEAEAVARDLAAAGETVFQIGEVIAGTRGCTVFGSIETWSGRGAWEATHHA; encoded by the coding sequence ATGCCATCGAACGCCCCCCCGCCCGCCAGCTACACTTATGCCAGGGCAGGGGTTTCGATCGCCGCGGGCAACGCCCTGGTCAAGGCGATCGGACCGCTCGCGAAGTCCACCGCACGCCCGGGGGCCGACGCCGAACTGGGTGGGTTCGGCGGGTTCTTCGATCTCAAGGCGGCCGGCTATTCGGATCCGCTGCTGGTTGCGGCCAACGACGGCGTCGGCACCAAGGTCAAGCTGGCGATCGACCACGACCGCCACGATGCGATCGGCATCGACCTGGTCGCGATGTGCGTCAACGACATGATCGTCCAGGGCGCTGAGCCGCTGTTCTTCCTCGACTATTTCGCCACGGGGCAGCTCGACAACGGCGTTGCGGAGCGTGTCGTCGCGGGAATCGCCGAGGGCTGCAAAATCGCCGGATGCGCGCTGATCGGGGGCGAGACCGCGGAAATGCCGGGGATGTACGCGGCGGGTGACTACGACCTCGCCGGCTTCTGCGTCGGCGCGGTGGAACGCGGCCAGCAACTGACCGGAGACCGGGTGTCGGCGCGCGACGTGCTACTTGGCCTCGCCAGCTCCGGCGTGCATTCGAACGGTTATTCGCTGGTCCGGCGGCTCGCCGAAGACCTCGGCTGGCGGATGAACCGGCCGGCGCTGTTCGACATGGATCGGTTGCTGATCGACACGCTGATCGAGCCAACCCGGATCTATGTGAAGAGTCTTCTGCCTGTAGTCCGCGCCGGACGGGTCCACGCCCTCGCCCACATCACCGGCGGCGGGCTGCTGGAAAACGTGCCGCGGGTGCTGCCCGATGGCCTCCACGCGCGGATCGATGCCCATGCTTGGCCCCAGCCGCGGCTGATGGCGTTCCTACAGGCGCAGGGCAATGTCGAGCCTGAAGAGATGGCCCGCACCTTCAACTGCGGCATAGGCATGGTTCTGGCGGTCGCGCCGGACGAGGCCGAGGCGGTTGCGCGCGATCTTGCGGCGGCGGGCGAAACGGTCTTCCAGATCGGGGAAGTGATCGCGGGGACGCGGGGTTGCACAGTCTTCGGCAGTATCGAGACCTGGAGCGGCAGGGGTGCGTGGGAAGCGACCCACCATGCCTAA
- a CDS encoding DUF2256 domain-containing protein, producing MPKMRRKSELPSKLCAACGLPFTWRKEWERDWDSVLYCSERCRRGGKG from the coding sequence ATGCCGAAAATGCGCCGCAAGTCGGAGCTGCCGAGCAAGCTCTGCGCGGCGTGCGGCCTGCCGTTCACGTGGCGCAAGGAGTGGGAGCGCGACTGGGATAGCGTCCTGTATTGCTCGGAGCGCTGCCGCCGCGGGGGGAAGGGGTGA
- a CDS encoding DNA polymerase III subunit chi: MRVDFYQLSRDPAEAVVPLLAANTLKAGEQMLVISADEAQRVAVSQALWSHAPESFLAHGEAGGAHDSRQPVLLSDGPEPRNGAKFVALADGAWREGLEGFERVFLLFGPAEIDGARGCWRMLGERDGVERKFWVQDGGNWRPGP, from the coding sequence ATGCGGGTCGATTTCTACCAGCTAAGCCGCGATCCGGCCGAAGCGGTGGTCCCGCTGCTGGCGGCCAACACGCTCAAGGCGGGCGAGCAGATGCTGGTGATAAGCGCTGACGAAGCCCAGCGCGTGGCGGTTTCCCAAGCGCTGTGGAGCCATGCGCCCGAGAGCTTTCTCGCGCATGGCGAGGCGGGCGGGGCGCACGATTCGCGCCAGCCGGTGCTCCTGTCGGACGGTCCCGAGCCGCGCAACGGGGCAAAGTTCGTCGCGCTGGCCGATGGGGCGTGGCGCGAGGGGCTAGAGGGCTTCGAGCGAGTGTTTCTGCTGTTCGGCCCCGCCGAAATAGACGGCGCACGGGGCTGCTGGCGCATGCTGGGCGAGCGCGATGGCGTGGAGCGCAAGTTCTGGGTGCAGGACGGCGGCAATTGGCGACCGGGGCCATAG